A stretch of DNA from Maridesulfovibrio sp.:
TACGGACAACTGGTTAAGAAAAGGTCCTTCATACATCGAGTATGACAACAGGACTCAGGACCGGTACGGGCGTGTACTTGGCTATGTCTGGCGAAGAGGGAAAATGCTGAACTATGAACTTGTCCGGCGCGGGTACTGCCTTGCTGTATATTACCCAAGAACACATCTGCATTTTGAAATAATCAGGAAAGCCGAAGAACTGGCCAGAAAGGAAAAGCTCGGTATCTGGGCCGATGGTGGGCTGGAGATGACCCCGGCGCAATTCAGGAAGAATAAGAAAAGAAGATAAATCGAAGCCAACTGACTGTATGGAAATGAAAAAACCGGCGTACCTGGGTGGTACGCCGGTTTTCCATTACGGTTTCACGTATGCACAGCCGGATGCCTGAAGCTTGCACAGTTCCGCAATCCCTGCCGGAACTATTTCGCATAGATCCAGCATGTCTTTTTCGG
This window harbors:
- a CDS encoding thermonuclease family protein, with product MVILFVAVLILPVKSGHAEQFEYRRPKDGDSFLIRLRGLDIDLRLISVDCPEYGQEYGKEAREFTDNWLRKGPSYIEYDNRTQDRYGRVLGYVWRRGKMLNYELVRRGYCLAVYYPRTHLHFEIIRKAEELARKEKLGIWADGGLEMTPAQFRKNKKRR